The genomic DNA CAGCGCGGTTGACGTTGCTGCAAGATTCCGATGCCACGATCCTCTGCTGCACGCCGACCTACGCGCTCCACATGGCCGATGTGGCGAAAGCCGAAGAGATCCCCATCGAATCATCTTCGATCCGTTGCGTGATCGTGGCCGGCGAACCGGGAGGATCGATTCCCGAGGTCCGCCAGCGGATCGAAGCGGCTTGGGGCGCCAAGGTGATCGACCACAGCGGGGCGACGGAAATCGGTCCCTGGGGCGTCGGGACGACCGACGGTACTTCGTTACAAGTGATCGAATCAGAATTCATCGCCGAGTTTCTTTTGAAAGATGGAACTCCGGCGGACGAGGGCCAGCTGAGCGAATTGGTGCTGACCAATCTGGGCCGCATCGGCGCGCCGATGATCCGCTACCGAACCGGCGATCTCGTGCGGCCGCACTGGGAGCACCAGGACACGTGTCGGTTCATCCGCCTGCAAGGTGGCGTGTTGGGACGGGCCGACGACATGGTGGTCGTCCGCGGCGTGAATGTCTTCCCCAGCAGCATCGAACGAGTGATCCGCAGCTTCCCCGAACTTGGCGAATTTCGGATCCTGCTGAGCAAACAAGGACAGATGGATCAGGTGCGTGTCGAGGTCGAAGACCCGCAGAACGATCCCCAGCGGATCGGCAAACAATTCGAAGCGACGATCGGATTGCGGATCGACGTGAAAATTGTCCCACCCGATTCGCTGCCCCGCTTCGAAGCCAAGGCGAGGCGGGTGATCGACAACCGCAA from Rosistilla carotiformis includes the following:
- a CDS encoding phenylacetate--CoA ligase family protein, which gives rise to MPQLGYITSLFNANFTCIVAIMLTYDAHDRFSFTQLPRDLLEAVQLERFNRLVETILPHNAFHAERLVDIPFPLRSLGELRQLPTLTKADLIAAGDTFPPRFHTFDASRYIRLHRTSGTTGRPLPLLDTADDWQWWIDTWQFVLDAADVTSDDRAFMAFSFGPFIGFWSANDALAARGAMVIPGGGLSTAARLTLLQDSDATILCCTPTYALHMADVAKAEEIPIESSSIRCVIVAGEPGGSIPEVRQRIEAAWGAKVIDHSGATEIGPWGVGTTDGTSLQVIESEFIAEFLLKDGTPADEGQLSELVLTNLGRIGAPMIRYRTGDLVRPHWEHQDTCRFIRLQGGVLGRADDMVVVRGVNVFPSSIERVIRSFPELGEFRILLSKQGQMDQVRVEVEDPQNDPQRIGKQFEATIGLRIDVKIVPPDSLPRFEAKARRVIDNRKSLQS